In one window of Polaromonas naphthalenivorans CJ2 DNA:
- the ispC gene encoding 1-deoxy-D-xylulose-5-phosphate reductoisomerase yields the protein MTLQKQRITVLGSTGSIGVSTLDVIARHPDRFEVFALSAATQVDLMLAQCAKFKPRFAVMVSEPHARLLAEKIKANGLSAQVLYAQDALEMIASHDSVDAVMAAIVGAAGLSPCMAAARAGKRLLLANKEALVVGGDVFMQAVRAGGARLLPIDSEHSAIFQSLPDDQASWPQRVEKIILTASGGPFRTREPASLRHVTPDEACAHPNWVMGRKISVDSATMMNKALEVIEAKYLFGVTPAQIEVVIHPQSIIHSMVQYYDTSVVAQLGTPDMRVPIAYGLAWPERISSGAQALDFKNLANMTFEVPDEARFPGLRLAWDVLKAPVGSTAVLNAANEIAVAAFLDGRIRFDHIHQVNHATLEAVSVFDVFDIDGLLALDAQARRVAGQIAGCLEG from the coding sequence ATGACTCTACAAAAGCAGCGCATCACCGTCCTCGGCTCGACCGGCTCCATCGGCGTCAGCACCCTGGATGTGATTGCCCGCCATCCCGATCGCTTTGAGGTGTTTGCCCTCAGCGCTGCCACCCAGGTTGATCTGATGCTGGCGCAATGCGCGAAGTTCAAGCCGCGGTTCGCCGTGATGGTGAGCGAGCCCCATGCGCGCCTGCTGGCGGAAAAAATCAAGGCAAATGGGCTGTCTGCGCAGGTACTGTATGCACAAGATGCTCTTGAAATGATAGCATCTCATGATTCCGTGGATGCGGTGATGGCCGCGATTGTGGGCGCTGCCGGCTTGTCGCCGTGCATGGCCGCTGCCCGGGCCGGAAAGCGCCTGCTGCTGGCCAACAAGGAAGCGCTGGTGGTGGGGGGCGACGTGTTCATGCAGGCCGTGCGCGCAGGAGGCGCCAGGCTGCTGCCGATTGACAGCGAGCATTCAGCCATTTTCCAGTCCTTGCCCGACGACCAGGCAAGCTGGCCGCAACGGGTTGAAAAAATCATCCTGACGGCGTCAGGCGGGCCGTTTCGCACCCGTGAGCCAGCCAGCCTGCGCCACGTAACGCCCGACGAAGCCTGCGCGCACCCGAACTGGGTCATGGGCCGGAAAATTTCGGTCGATTCGGCCACCATGATGAACAAGGCGCTTGAAGTCATCGAGGCCAAATACCTGTTTGGCGTGACACCGGCGCAAATCGAGGTGGTGATCCATCCGCAGAGCATCATCCATTCCATGGTGCAGTATTACGACACGTCCGTCGTGGCGCAGTTGGGAACACCCGACATGCGTGTCCCGATTGCCTACGGCCTGGCCTGGCCCGAGCGGATCAGCTCGGGCGCGCAGGCGCTGGACTTCAAAAACCTGGCCAACATGACGTTTGAAGTGCCCGATGAGGCGCGCTTTCCGGGACTGCGGCTGGCCTGGGATGTGCTCAAGGCGCCCGTGGGCAGCACGGCGGTGCTCAATGCAGCCAACGAGATTGCGGTGGCGGCTTTTCTGGACGGGCGCATCCGCTTTGACCATATTCATCAGGTGAATCATGCAACTCTGGAGGCTGTTTCAGTCTTTGATGTCTTCGATATCGACGGTTTGCTGGCGCTTGACGCCCAGGCACGCCGCGTAGCAGGTCAAATTGCTGGATGTCTGGAGGGTTGA
- the rseP gene encoding RIP metalloprotease RseP codes for MLTLVSFVVTLGILIAVHEYGHYRVAVACGIKVLKFSIGFGKPIYTWRLKNKDTEFAIGMLPLGGYVKMLDEREAPVDPAERHLAFNTQPLASRAAVVAAGPLANLLLAVLLYSVVNWSGLQEPKAVLASPVAGSLAERAGLNGHETVQQAAFEGEELETVRSFEDLRWRMTQGALDGRDLQLVLGNDASPSTRTVVLPLSKIDTAEADAQLFRKIGILGPWTQPVIGEIMAGSAAQKSGLQAGDVVQRIGDRAIVDGQQLRETIRTSARSSAENDGAVVPQTWQVLRAGQPVALSVTPQITQEGGVSVARIGAYVGAPPEFVTVRYGPLEGLWGGAVRTWEVSVLTLKMMGKMVIGEASLKNLSGPLTIADYAGKSVTMGWTSYLVFLALVSVSLGVLNLLPLPVLDGGHLMYYLWEWVTGRGVSDAWMDRLQRGGVAILLGMMCIALFNDLTRLVG; via the coding sequence ATGCTGACGCTGGTTTCTTTTGTCGTGACGCTGGGAATTTTGATTGCCGTGCATGAATACGGGCACTACCGGGTTGCCGTGGCCTGCGGCATCAAGGTGTTGAAGTTTTCCATCGGCTTTGGCAAGCCGATCTACACCTGGCGGCTCAAGAACAAGGACACCGAATTTGCCATCGGCATGCTGCCGCTGGGCGGCTACGTCAAGATGCTGGACGAGCGGGAAGCTCCGGTCGATCCCGCCGAGCGTCATCTGGCCTTCAATACCCAGCCACTGGCATCGCGCGCCGCGGTCGTGGCGGCCGGACCGCTGGCCAATCTGCTGCTGGCCGTGCTGCTGTACTCGGTGGTCAACTGGAGCGGCCTGCAGGAGCCCAAGGCTGTGCTGGCCAGCCCGGTCGCGGGTTCCCTGGCTGAGCGGGCCGGGCTGAACGGCCATGAAACCGTTCAGCAAGCCGCTTTTGAAGGCGAAGAGCTGGAAACGGTGCGTTCGTTTGAAGACCTTCGCTGGCGCATGACGCAGGGCGCACTGGATGGCCGTGATCTGCAACTGGTGCTGGGCAACGACGCCAGCCCATCGACCCGGACCGTCGTGTTGCCGCTCAGCAAGATCGACACCGCTGAAGCCGATGCGCAATTGTTCCGGAAAATCGGCATCCTCGGTCCCTGGACCCAGCCTGTGATCGGCGAGATCATGGCGGGCAGTGCGGCTCAGAAATCCGGGCTGCAAGCCGGCGACGTGGTCCAGCGCATCGGGGACAGGGCCATCGTCGATGGGCAGCAGTTGCGCGAAACCATCCGCACTTCCGCACGGTCTTCAGCGGAAAATGATGGCGCTGTCGTGCCGCAAACCTGGCAGGTTTTAAGGGCTGGGCAGCCCGTGGCGTTGAGCGTGACTCCGCAGATAACGCAGGAGGGCGGTGTTTCGGTCGCCCGCATAGGCGCTTACGTAGGGGCACCCCCCGAATTCGTGACCGTGCGCTACGGACCGCTTGAAGGTTTGTGGGGCGGCGCGGTTCGCACCTGGGAAGTGTCGGTGCTGACGCTCAAGATGATGGGCAAGATGGTCATTGGCGAAGCATCGCTTAAAAATCTGAGCGGTCCGCTCACCATTGCCGATTACGCAGGCAAGTCGGTCACCATGGGCTGGACGTCTTATCTGGTGTTTCTGGCCCTGGTCAGTGTCAGTCTGGGCGTATTGAACTTGCTGCCGCTGCCGGTTCTGGACGGTGGACACCTGATGTATTATCTTTGGGAATGGGTCACCGGCCGCGGCGTGTCAGACGCCTGGATGGACCGGCTGCAGCGCGGTGGTGTTGCAATCCTGCTGGGCATGATGTGTATTGCCCTTTTCAATGATCTCACCCGGCTTGTGGGCTAA
- the bamA gene encoding outer membrane protein assembly factor BamA: protein MQKQFNQFKVRAVCAIAAGLFFANAAWAVDPFTVRDIRVEGLQRVEPGTIFASLPFRVGETYSDDKGTSAIRALFGLGLFKDVRLEVSGDVLVVIVEERPTVADVDFVGTKEFDKDVLKKALRDAGIADGQPFDKALADKAEQELKRQYINKSLYGVEIITTVTPIERNRVNLTFSVVEGDVAKINEIHITGNKAFSESTLLGLFDLDTGGWLSWYTKSDRYSRTKLNADIETLRSYYLSRGYLEFKVDTTQVAISPDKQNIAITLNVTEGERFVVSGVKLEGNYLGKEDEFKSLVTIKPGEPYNADAVAETTKAFTDYFGVFGFAFAKVEAVPQIDRSNNRVAFVLQAEPSRRAYVRRINVSGNNRTRDEVVRREFRQFESSWYDGDKIRLSRDRVDRLGFFTEVNVETQEVTGTSDQVDITVNVAEKPTGNLQLGAGYSSADSVSLMFGIKQENVFGSGNYLGIEVNTSKSNRQLVLSTIDPYFTADGISRSIDVYDRTSQPLSGQGGDYKLKTRGASIRFGVPFTETDTVYFGSGYESLTIVPGTNLPVSYLDYANQFGFKSNSIPLTVGWSRDSRDSALVPTSGRYQKVYADWGIAGDIKFVRANYQIQQYIPINKQFTLALNGELGWGKGLNGQPYPLFKNYYSGGLGSVRGFQQGSLGPRDSSDLSVGAPKKLTLNAELIAPFPGAGNDRTLRMYGFVDAGNVFKDSYKLSGPDGLRASTGLGISWISPVGPLRIAYAVPLRKQAGDKIERLQFQIGTSF, encoded by the coding sequence ATGCAAAAGCAATTCAATCAATTCAAAGTTCGTGCTGTCTGCGCCATCGCCGCCGGTCTGTTTTTCGCCAATGCGGCCTGGGCCGTCGATCCTTTCACCGTCAGGGATATCCGGGTTGAGGGCCTGCAACGCGTCGAACCCGGCACCATCTTTGCCTCGCTGCCATTTCGCGTCGGTGAAACCTATAGCGATGACAAAGGAACCAGTGCCATTCGCGCATTGTTCGGCCTGGGCCTGTTCAAGGATGTGCGGCTTGAAGTCAGTGGCGACGTGCTGGTCGTGATTGTCGAAGAGCGTCCTACCGTGGCCGATGTGGACTTTGTCGGCACCAAGGAGTTTGACAAGGACGTGCTGAAAAAGGCGCTTCGCGACGCCGGTATCGCCGATGGCCAGCCGTTTGACAAGGCGCTTGCCGATAAGGCCGAGCAGGAACTCAAGCGCCAGTACATCAACAAGAGCCTGTACGGTGTCGAGATCATCACCACCGTGACCCCGATTGAGCGCAACCGCGTCAACCTGACCTTCAGCGTTGTCGAGGGCGATGTCGCAAAAATCAATGAAATCCACATCACCGGCAACAAGGCCTTCAGCGAATCAACGCTGCTCGGCCTGTTTGATCTGGATACCGGGGGCTGGCTGAGCTGGTACACCAAGTCCGACCGCTATTCGCGCACCAAGCTGAATGCGGACATTGAAACGCTGCGTTCCTATTACCTGTCGCGCGGCTACCTGGAGTTCAAGGTCGATACCACCCAGGTGGCGATTTCTCCTGACAAGCAGAACATTGCGATCACCCTGAACGTCACCGAAGGTGAGCGTTTTGTCGTCTCTGGCGTCAAGCTCGAAGGTAATTACCTGGGCAAAGAAGACGAGTTCAAGTCACTGGTGACCATCAAGCCCGGCGAACCCTACAACGCCGATGCGGTGGCTGAAACCACCAAGGCCTTTACCGACTATTTTGGTGTTTTCGGATTTGCCTTTGCGAAGGTCGAAGCTGTACCGCAAATTGACCGCAGCAACAACCGCGTGGCCTTCGTGCTGCAGGCAGAACCTTCGCGCCGGGCTTATGTGCGGCGCATCAATGTATCGGGGAACAACCGGACACGCGACGAAGTCGTGCGCCGCGAGTTTCGCCAGTTCGAGTCGTCATGGTATGACGGCGACAAGATCCGCCTTTCCCGCGACCGGGTTGACCGCCTGGGATTCTTTACCGAAGTGAATGTGGAGACGCAGGAAGTCACGGGCACGTCCGACCAGGTTGACATCACGGTCAATGTGGCCGAAAAGCCGACCGGCAATCTGCAGCTGGGCGCCGGCTATTCCAGTGCGGACAGCGTCTCCCTGATGTTCGGCATCAAGCAGGAAAACGTGTTCGGCTCGGGCAACTACCTCGGTATCGAAGTCAACACCAGCAAATCGAATCGGCAACTGGTGTTGAGCACGATTGACCCTTATTTCACCGCTGATGGCATTTCACGCTCGATTGATGTCTATGACCGGACCTCCCAGCCGCTGTCAGGGCAGGGCGGCGATTACAAACTGAAAACCCGGGGCGCCAGCATCCGCTTTGGCGTGCCGTTTACCGAGACCGACACGGTTTATTTTGGTTCCGGTTACGAGTCGCTGACGATTGTTCCGGGCACCAACCTTCCGGTCAGCTACCTGGACTATGCCAACCAGTTCGGCTTCAAGAGCAACTCGATCCCGCTGACCGTCGGCTGGTCCCGCGACAGCCGTGACAGTGCATTGGTGCCCACGTCAGGGCGATACCAGAAGGTCTATGCCGACTGGGGCATTGCCGGTGACATCAAGTTCGTTCGCGCCAATTACCAGATCCAGCAATACATTCCCATCAACAAGCAGTTCACGCTGGCCTTGAACGGTGAACTGGGCTGGGGCAAGGGCCTGAATGGCCAGCCTTACCCGCTGTTCAAGAATTATTATTCTGGTGGTCTGGGTTCGGTTCGCGGTTTCCAGCAGGGTTCGCTGGGGCCGCGCGATTCCTCGGACCTGTCGGTGGGCGCGCCCAAGAAGCTGACGCTCAATGCCGAGTTGATTGCACCGTTTCCAGGTGCCGGAAATGACCGTACCTTGCGTATGTACGGTTTTGTCGATGCCGGCAACGTATTCAAGGACAGCTACAAACTGAGCGGCCCGGATGGCCTCAGGGCTTCTACAGGCCTGGGCATCAGCTGGATTTCTCCAGTCGGACCGCTTCGCATTGCCTATGCAGTGCCTTTGCGTAAACAAGCGGGCGATAAAATCGAACGCCTCCAATTTCAAATCGGTACCTCTTTCTAA
- a CDS encoding OmpH family outer membrane protein has translation MKKFSSKVLLGLVIAVAGFSASAQEFKVGVVNLDRIFREANSAKAAQTKLEQEFSKREKELTDMAAQLKTQSDKFEREAPTLAESQRTSRQRQLVDQDRTFQTKRREFQEDLSARKNEELQLVIERANKVVKTLAETEKYDLILQESVYVNPKHDITDKVIKALNASR, from the coding sequence ATGAAAAAATTCTCAAGCAAAGTTCTTCTCGGCCTGGTGATCGCTGTCGCGGGTTTTTCCGCCAGCGCGCAGGAATTCAAGGTCGGCGTGGTCAACCTGGACCGAATTTTCAGGGAAGCCAATTCAGCCAAGGCGGCTCAGACCAAGCTCGAACAGGAATTCAGCAAGCGTGAAAAGGAGCTGACCGACATGGCTGCCCAGCTGAAAACGCAATCGGACAAGTTCGAACGCGAAGCACCCACCCTGGCGGAAAGCCAGCGCACTTCACGCCAGCGTCAGCTGGTTGACCAGGATCGCACCTTCCAGACCAAGCGCCGCGAATTCCAGGAGGATCTGAGCGCGCGCAAGAATGAAGAACTGCAACTGGTCATCGAGCGCGCCAACAAGGTGGTTAAAACCCTGGCCGAGACCGAAAAATACGACCTGATTCTGCAGGAATCGGTGTATGTCAATCCCAAACATGACATCACCGACAAGGTGATCAAGGCCCTGAACGCTTCCCGCTGA
- the lpxD gene encoding UDP-3-O-(3-hydroxymyristoyl)glucosamine N-acyltransferase, whose product MTLRLADMTELLADKVQAELLGNSELLIERLSTLEAAGPNDLAFLSHPKYLGQLAQSAAGCVIVAPSAREAALKRGPCIVVDDPYYYFALVTQLWKRQHFPGAAPAIHASACIDPAAIISPHVSIGAFACIAAGAVIGEGARIAEHCVIGANAIVGANSRLSARVTVADDCRIGERCIIHPGAVIGADGFGFAPHDGQWVKIEQLGAVRIGNDVEIGANTCIDRGALQDTVIEDGVKLDNLVQIAHNVRVGRHSAMAGCAGVAGSATIGAHCTVGGGAIVLGHLRLADGVHVSAASIVTRSLLKPGHYTGLFPIDDNAAWEKNAATLKQLHALRERLKQTEKSLLQLQGSLEEKP is encoded by the coding sequence ATGACGCTCAGGCTTGCCGACATGACTGAGTTGCTGGCGGACAAGGTGCAAGCCGAACTGCTGGGCAATTCGGAGTTGCTGATCGAGCGGCTGTCCACGCTGGAAGCCGCCGGTCCCAACGACCTGGCATTCCTCAGCCATCCGAAGTACCTCGGCCAGCTTGCGCAGTCTGCGGCCGGCTGCGTGATCGTTGCGCCGTCTGCCCGCGAAGCTGCTCTCAAGCGTGGCCCGTGCATTGTGGTGGACGATCCCTATTATTACTTTGCGCTGGTCACACAGCTCTGGAAGCGGCAACATTTTCCAGGCGCGGCGCCGGCCATCCATGCGAGTGCTTGCATTGATCCGGCAGCCATCATTTCGCCCCATGTGTCGATAGGCGCTTTTGCATGCATTGCCGCCGGCGCCGTGATTGGCGAGGGCGCACGCATTGCGGAGCATTGCGTCATCGGCGCGAATGCCATCGTCGGCGCAAACAGCCGGCTTTCGGCGCGCGTGACGGTGGCCGACGATTGCCGCATCGGCGAGCGCTGCATCATTCATCCGGGAGCGGTGATTGGCGCCGACGGATTCGGTTTTGCGCCGCATGACGGCCAGTGGGTCAAGATCGAGCAGCTCGGCGCCGTGCGGATCGGCAACGATGTGGAAATCGGCGCCAACACCTGCATTGACCGGGGCGCCCTGCAGGACACGGTGATTGAAGACGGTGTCAAGCTCGACAATCTGGTGCAGATTGCGCACAACGTGCGCGTCGGCAGGCACAGCGCGATGGCGGGCTGCGCGGGCGTGGCCGGCAGCGCCACGATTGGCGCACATTGCACGGTCGGCGGCGGCGCCATTGTGCTGGGTCATCTTCGCCTGGCCGATGGCGTGCATGTCTCTGCCGCGTCCATCGTGACAAGGTCGCTGTTGAAGCCCGGCCACTACACCGGCCTGTTTCCCATCGACGACAATGCCGCCTGGGAAAAAAACGCCGCCACGCTCAAGCAGCTCCATGCGCTGCGTGAACGGCTCAAACAAACTGAAAAATCCCTGCTGCAACTGCAGGGCAGCCTAGAAGAAAAACCATGA
- the fabZ gene encoding 3-hydroxyacyl-ACP dehydratase FabZ, with product MMDIHQILKLLPHRYPILLVDRVLEIETGKRIKALKNVTINEPFFMGHFPKHPVMPGVLMIEAMAQAAALLSFSTLGVTPDDKTVYYFAGIDGARFKRPVGPGDQLIMDVELLRMKAGIFKFKGVCRVDENLACEAELMCTMRTVA from the coding sequence ATGATGGATATTCACCAGATTCTCAAGTTATTGCCGCATCGCTACCCGATCTTGCTGGTTGACCGGGTGCTCGAAATCGAGACCGGGAAACGCATCAAGGCGCTTAAAAACGTCACGATCAACGAGCCTTTTTTCATGGGCCATTTCCCCAAGCACCCGGTGATGCCGGGCGTGCTGATGATTGAAGCCATGGCGCAGGCGGCGGCCTTACTGTCCTTTTCCACGCTGGGCGTGACGCCGGATGACAAGACCGTGTATTACTTTGCCGGCATCGACGGCGCGCGTTTCAAGCGCCCCGTGGGGCCTGGCGACCAGTTGATCATGGATGTGGAATTGCTGCGCATGAAAGCCGGTATTTTCAAGTTCAAGGGTGTGTGCCGCGTGGATGAAAACCTGGCCTGTGAAGCTGAACTGATGTGCACCATGCGCACCGTAGCCTGA
- the lpxA gene encoding acyl-ACP--UDP-N-acetylglucosamine O-acyltransferase, with protein MTLPAAPAGIHATALVDPLAQLDSSVTVGPYTVIGPHVRIGAGTTIGAHCVIEGHTTIGSDNRIFHFNSLGAVPQDKKYAGEPCELVIGDRNTIREFCSFNIGSPGDLGVTRLGDDNWIMAYVHVAHDCTVGNQTIFANNTTLAGHVQVGDWVILGGFTGVHQFVRLGAHSFTAISSVLVADLPPFVMCQGQPAEARSMNFEGLRRRGFSADRISAVKAMHKALYRDGLTLEQAKVRIGELTEKHPDSGPDVQMMLSFLEQTSPRRGIVR; from the coding sequence ATGACATTGCCAGCCGCGCCTGCGGGCATTCATGCCACGGCCTTGGTCGATCCCCTGGCCCAGCTCGACAGTTCGGTGACTGTCGGGCCTTATACCGTGATTGGCCCGCATGTCAGAATCGGCGCCGGCACCACCATCGGCGCGCACTGCGTGATCGAAGGCCACACCACCATCGGCAGCGACAACCGGATTTTCCATTTCAACTCGCTGGGCGCGGTGCCGCAGGACAAGAAATACGCGGGCGAGCCGTGCGAGCTGGTGATTGGCGACCGCAACACCATCCGCGAGTTCTGCAGCTTCAACATCGGCTCGCCCGGCGACCTGGGCGTCACGCGCCTGGGCGACGACAACTGGATCATGGCCTACGTGCATGTGGCGCATGACTGCACCGTGGGCAACCAGACGATCTTTGCCAACAACACCACGCTGGCGGGCCATGTGCAGGTGGGCGACTGGGTGATCCTGGGCGGCTTTACCGGCGTGCACCAGTTTGTCCGGCTGGGCGCGCACAGTTTTACCGCCATCTCTTCGGTGCTGGTGGCCGACTTGCCGCCGTTTGTCATGTGCCAGGGCCAGCCGGCCGAGGCGCGCTCGATGAATTTCGAAGGCCTTCGCCGGCGCGGCTTTTCGGCCGACCGCATTTCGGCGGTCAAGGCCATGCACAAGGCGCTGTACCGCGACGGACTGACGCTGGAGCAGGCCAAGGTGCGAATTGGTGAATTGACTGAAAAGCATCCAGACTCCGGTCCGGACGTGCAGATGATGCTCTCGTTTCTAGAGCAAACCTCGCCCCGGCGCGGTATCGTTCGCTAG
- the lpxB gene encoding lipid-A-disaccharide synthase: MVAGETSGDLLAGLLLNGLKARWPNLQSGGIGGPQMVRRGFDAWWPSEKLAVRGYVEVLRHYREIAGIREQLKNRLLSAPGQRPDVFIGVDAPDFNLGLEAALKADGIRTVQFVCPSIWAWRADRVEKIRRSVDHVLCIFPFEPALLATHGIAATYVGHPLAAVIPMQPNRQTARRTLGLHDEDTVVAILPGSRKSEIEYLALRFFQAAALVKRAKPAIKFIVPAIPALKILIERLADEAGVRADVQIVAGQSHAVLAACDVTLIASGTATLEAALFKRPMVIAYNMNWLSWQIMRRKQLQPWVGLPNILCRDFVVPELLQDAATPRALADALLQWVDAKSSAPEKITAVQQRFTQLHALLQRDTSQLATDAIQKILET, from the coding sequence ATGGTGGCGGGCGAAACCTCGGGTGATTTGCTTGCCGGCTTGCTGCTCAATGGCCTGAAGGCGCGCTGGCCGAACCTGCAGTCCGGCGGCATCGGCGGTCCGCAAATGGTGCGCCGGGGTTTTGATGCCTGGTGGCCCAGCGAGAAGCTCGCCGTGCGCGGCTATGTCGAGGTGCTGCGCCACTACCGTGAAATTGCCGGTATCCGCGAGCAGTTGAAAAATCGGCTCTTGAGTGCTCCTGGCCAGCGCCCGGATGTCTTTATCGGTGTCGATGCGCCAGATTTCAACCTTGGACTGGAGGCGGCGCTGAAGGCTGACGGCATCAGGACGGTACAGTTTGTCTGTCCCTCGATCTGGGCCTGGCGGGCCGACCGGGTTGAAAAAATCAGGCGCAGCGTGGACCATGTGCTGTGCATTTTTCCGTTCGAGCCGGCCTTGCTGGCCACGCACGGGATTGCGGCGACTTATGTCGGCCATCCGCTGGCCGCCGTGATTCCGATGCAGCCTAACCGCCAAACGGCCCGGCGCACGCTGGGCCTGCACGACGAGGACACGGTAGTCGCCATCCTGCCGGGCAGCCGGAAATCAGAAATAGAATACCTGGCCTTGCGCTTCTTTCAGGCTGCAGCGCTTGTCAAGCGGGCGAAGCCAGCTATCAAATTCATAGTTCCGGCGATTCCTGCGCTGAAAATCCTGATCGAGCGACTGGCCGATGAAGCCGGCGTTCGGGCCGATGTGCAGATTGTGGCGGGTCAGTCCCATGCCGTGCTGGCCGCCTGCGATGTCACCTTGATTGCCAGCGGCACCGCCACCCTGGAAGCGGCCTTGTTCAAGCGGCCGATGGTGATTGCCTACAACATGAACTGGCTGTCGTGGCAGATCATGCGGCGCAAGCAGCTTCAGCCCTGGGTTGGCCTGCCCAATATCCTGTGCCGGGATTTTGTCGTGCCCGAGCTGTTGCAGGATGCCGCCACCCCCCGGGCGCTGGCCGATGCGCTGCTGCAATGGGTCGATGCAAAATCCTCGGCACCTGAGAAAATAACTGCCGTTCAACAACGGTTTACCCAACTGCATGCCCTGCTGCAGCGAGACACGTCCCAACTGGCCACCGATGCAATCCAGAAAATCCTTGAAACCTGA
- the rnhB gene encoding ribonuclease HII: MQSRKSLKPEKTVQTVFSWDSPGLMAGVDEAGRGPLAGPVVAAAVILDPFNPIMGLADSKKLTALRREKLYDEIQAKALCCSIALATVEEIDSLNILQATMLAMKRAVEGLRLKPNKVLVDGNRLPTLKILAEAIVKGDALVPAISAASILAKVYRDRWCGDYHLQYPQYGFAGHKGYGTAEHLAALRQHGACPQHRKSFAPVAQVLR; this comes from the coding sequence ATGCAATCCAGAAAATCCTTGAAACCTGAGAAAACCGTCCAAACCGTCTTTTCCTGGGACTCCCCCGGACTCATGGCCGGTGTTGACGAGGCCGGGCGCGGGCCGCTGGCTGGGCCGGTCGTGGCGGCGGCCGTCATCCTCGACCCATTCAATCCCATCATGGGCCTGGCGGATTCCAAGAAGCTCACCGCCCTGCGGCGTGAAAAGCTGTACGACGAAATCCAGGCCAAGGCCCTGTGCTGCTCGATTGCGCTGGCAACGGTTGAGGAAATCGACAGCCTGAATATCTTGCAGGCCACTATGCTGGCCATGAAGCGGGCCGTGGAAGGCCTGCGCCTCAAGCCCAACAAAGTCCTGGTCGATGGAAACCGCCTGCCAACGCTGAAAATCCTGGCCGAAGCGATTGTCAAGGGCGATGCGCTGGTGCCCGCCATTTCGGCCGCCTCGATTCTGGCCAAGGTGTACCGCGACCGCTGGTGCGGCGACTACCACCTCCAGTACCCGCAGTACGGTTTTGCCGGCCACAAGGGTTATGGCACGGCCGAGCACCTGGCCGCCTTGCGCCAGCACGGCGCCTGCCCGCAGCACCGCAAATCATTTGCGCCAGTCGCGCAGGTGTTGCGATGA
- a CDS encoding TrmH family RNA methyltransferase, with the protein MSSAFSVPVTHVSSRDNALIKDLRRLSQDNTAYRKQGRVWLEGDHLCRAALARGLKPVMAVFSESFWPFAHAEWAQAAIKNIVISDALLPEISGLESPARMGFVLELPTAPPLQANVASVILDRVQDAGNVGSILRSAAAFGFGQIIALKGTAALWSPKVLRAGMGAHFALRLVEGVDPEALAALTVPIVVTSSHHGSFLHQQPIPMPCAWAMGHEGQGVSDDLMARASLKVRIDQPGGEESLNVAAAAAICLYASALV; encoded by the coding sequence ATGAGCAGCGCTTTTTCCGTTCCCGTCACGCATGTTTCCTCGCGCGACAACGCCTTGATCAAGGACCTGCGCCGCCTGTCGCAGGACAACACGGCCTACCGCAAGCAGGGAAGGGTCTGGCTGGAGGGCGACCATCTGTGCCGCGCCGCGCTGGCACGAGGCTTGAAGCCGGTGATGGCCGTATTTTCAGAGTCTTTTTGGCCTTTTGCGCATGCTGAATGGGCACAGGCAGCTATTAAAAACATAGTAATCTCTGATGCCTTGCTGCCCGAAATCAGTGGTTTGGAATCGCCTGCGCGCATGGGCTTTGTGCTCGAACTGCCGACTGCGCCACCATTGCAGGCGAATGTGGCGTCAGTCATTCTGGATCGCGTGCAGGATGCCGGCAATGTCGGCTCCATCCTGCGCAGCGCGGCGGCATTTGGCTTTGGCCAGATCATTGCGCTTAAGGGAACGGCCGCGCTCTGGTCGCCTAAAGTTCTGCGAGCCGGCATGGGCGCGCATTTTGCCTTGCGCCTGGTTGAAGGCGTTGACCCCGAGGCATTGGCCGCATTGACGGTCCCGATCGTGGTCACCAGTTCGCACCACGGCAGCTTTTTGCACCAGCAGCCGATTCCCATGCCTTGCGCCTGGGCCATGGGTCATGAAGGGCAGGGCGTCAGCGACGACCTGATGGCCCGCGCCAGCCTGAAGGTGCGCATCGACCAGCCCGGCGGGGAGGAGTCCCTCAATGTAGCCGCCGCCGCCGCTATCTGCCTCTATGCCAGTGCGCTGGTTTAG